One Aerococcus urinaeequi DNA segment encodes these proteins:
- a CDS encoding NUDIX hydrolase, producing MLSTLIYLENDLDQYLMLHRTKKANDVNHGKWIGIGGKFEHGESPMECLEREVKEEASQNLKSAVFRGIVTFIYADQEPMYIFLYTGQLENNEVGQTREGDLAWVDKDKIFDLTLWEGDRIFLKELIGSSTLMDIKLVYDENDVLKLVEKR from the coding sequence ATGTTATCAACACTTATTTACTTGGAAAATGACTTAGACCAATACTTGATGCTCCACCGGACGAAAAAAGCCAACGACGTCAACCACGGGAAATGGATTGGTATCGGCGGCAAATTTGAACATGGTGAATCACCTATGGAATGTTTGGAAAGAGAAGTCAAAGAAGAGGCTAGCCAAAACTTGAAATCAGCCGTTTTTCGAGGAATAGTCACTTTTATCTATGCTGACCAAGAACCTATGTATATTTTCTTATATACGGGTCAATTAGAAAATAATGAGGTCGGACAAACCAGAGAAGGGGACCTAGCTTGGGTAGACAAGGATAAGATTTTTGACCTAACCCTTTGGGAAGGCGACCGTATTTTCCTCAAAGAATTGATTGGGTCATCTACTTTGATGGATATTAAATTAGTTTATGATGAAAATGATGTTTTAAAATTGGTTGAAAAGCGGTAG
- a CDS encoding DegV family protein, translated as MKTAIIVDSTATLPEDLSSLENVFQIKLSVIFPDGEVREDSSDPRVISDYYNELENMTVLPTTSQPTNGQIYDLYEEIIKAGYDEVYGIVIASQLSGTLSSLEAVSREFTDQVTTHIIDAKSTSAVSQHLVGECLRLLTAGHTAATVVPALEQVANESETYILVGSLDNLVKGGRLSAAGAFFGNLLKITPLIKIDQTGALEVIDKIRTDRKMKEKFKGIYETAHAKYGERLHVSVAHSNASERALELVANMSDDMDMSQVTVSALTPVVGTHVGNGSIGIFLLVDAEL; from the coding sequence ATGAAAACAGCAATTATTGTTGACTCAACAGCAACTTTACCAGAAGACCTAAGCAGTCTAGAGAATGTATTTCAGATTAAATTGAGTGTTATTTTTCCTGATGGAGAAGTGCGCGAAGATTCTAGTGACCCTCGAGTGATCTCCGACTATTATAATGAATTAGAAAATATGACAGTATTACCAACAACGTCACAGCCTACAAACGGACAAATTTATGACCTATATGAAGAAATTATCAAAGCTGGCTATGATGAAGTTTATGGCATTGTGATTGCTAGTCAATTAAGTGGCACTCTGTCTTCATTAGAAGCGGTATCAAGAGAGTTTACCGATCAAGTTACCACCCATATTATTGATGCTAAGTCGACATCAGCTGTGTCGCAACATTTGGTAGGTGAGTGTTTACGATTATTAACAGCAGGTCATACTGCAGCAACTGTTGTACCCGCCTTAGAACAAGTAGCTAACGAAAGTGAAACTTATATCTTGGTGGGTTCATTGGACAACCTAGTAAAAGGAGGCCGTTTATCAGCTGCCGGTGCCTTCTTTGGTAACCTATTAAAAATTACACCTTTAATTAAAATTGACCAAACGGGTGCGCTAGAAGTGATTGATAAAATACGTACTGACCGTAAAATGAAAGAAAAATTCAAAGGGATTTACGAGACTGCCCACGCTAAGTATGGCGAACGTTTACATGTGTCTGTAGCCCACTCAAACGCTTCAGAACGCGCTTTAGAACTTGTTGCCAATATGTCAGATGATATGGATATGTCACAAGTAACTGTCTCTGCATTAACGCCGGTTGTAGGGACCCATGTAGGGAACGGTTCGATTGGGATCTTTTTATTGGTAGATGCCGAATTGTAA
- the brnQ gene encoding branched-chain amino acid transport system II carrier protein, whose translation MKPNLNKQLTMRELIVVASTLFGLFFGAGNIIFPVLMGQMAGNHVWQASLGFIITATGLPLLAVAAMGMTHSEGVFHLASKISRKYAYFFTVALYLTIGPFFASPRTASVSFEVGFATTSFAESPVALLIYSALFFGVALALSLRPSNIMDYIGKFLNPVFLIFLAIIFIRAFTMPEISVTEVESIASYSNQAFFQGFLEGYNTMDVLAALAFGIIIIRSIRKLGVNEPKNLANSTVKSGLLTAILMGLIYFSLAILGTQSRGFIDVQENGGVALSLITQHYFGTAGSVILAIVMVFACLKTAIGLIVACAETFEELFPNKLSLTNWTILFAVLSFLVSNVGLTTIIGLSTPVLMFLYPLAISLVIIALCEPIYTSKHVYRWVTIFTMFAALFDFIKTLPEGIFDAIGGEAIGHFAEAVLPFYAYGFGWLVPALIGLVIGIILTEKEKIAG comes from the coding sequence ATGCGCGAGCTCATTGTCGTAGCTTCCACGTTGTTTGGCTTATTTTTTGGTGCTGGTAATATTATTTTCCCTGTTTTAATGGGACAAATGGCTGGTAACCATGTTTGGCAAGCAAGTCTAGGATTTATTATTACTGCAACTGGGCTACCTTTATTAGCAGTAGCTGCTATGGGGATGACACACTCAGAAGGTGTCTTTCATTTAGCTAGTAAGATTTCTAGAAAATATGCATACTTTTTTACGGTAGCACTGTATTTAACTATAGGCCCATTCTTCGCTAGTCCAAGGACGGCATCTGTATCTTTTGAAGTGGGTTTTGCGACAACAAGTTTCGCTGAGTCACCTGTCGCTTTATTGATTTATTCAGCCTTATTTTTCGGGGTAGCCTTGGCATTATCACTTCGGCCATCAAACATTATGGATTATATTGGTAAGTTCTTAAATCCTGTGTTTCTTATTTTCTTAGCAATTATTTTTATTCGTGCATTTACAATGCCGGAAATAAGCGTAACTGAAGTTGAATCAATTGCTAGCTATTCAAATCAAGCCTTTTTCCAAGGGTTTTTGGAAGGTTATAATACGATGGACGTCTTAGCAGCATTGGCTTTTGGTATCATTATTATTCGCTCAATCCGTAAATTAGGCGTGAATGAACCTAAAAACTTGGCCAATTCAACAGTAAAATCCGGTTTGTTAACTGCTATATTAATGGGTTTGATTTATTTCAGCTTAGCTATTTTAGGTACACAAAGTCGTGGCTTTATTGATGTTCAGGAAAATGGGGGCGTCGCGCTTTCATTGATCACCCAACACTACTTTGGAACTGCTGGCTCAGTCATCTTAGCTATAGTTATGGTCTTCGCATGTTTAAAGACAGCAATCGGATTAATTGTAGCTTGTGCAGAAACTTTTGAAGAACTTTTCCCGAATAAATTATCATTGACCAATTGGACTATTTTATTTGCGGTCTTATCTTTCCTTGTTTCAAACGTAGGATTAACAACGATTATTGGCTTATCCACGCCGGTATTAATGTTCTTGTATCCATTAGCAATTTCACTAGTTATTATCGCTTTATGTGAACCTATTTATACCAGTAAACATGTATATCGCTGGGTTACTATTTTTACAATGTTTGCAGCCTTATTCGATTTCATTAAAACTTTACCCGAAGGCATCTTTGATGCAATCGGTGGAGAAGCTATTGGTCATTTCGCCGAAGCAGTCTTACCATTCTATGCCTACGGATTTGGCTGGCTAGTCCCAGCTCTGATTGGACTCGTTATTGGTATTATTCTTACTGAAAAAGAAAAAATAGCTGGTTAA
- a CDS encoding tyrosine-protein phosphatase, producing MIDIHNHILPGVDDGAKDIEMSIEMANVAVQEGITHILATPHHRNSEFVNERSKVEEAVGQLQVELDRRGIDLVVFPGQEIRLHGELLDHIDQGEILFTDLDGHYILIEFPSHEVPHYAEQVFFDLLSRNIRPIIVHPERNQKIIEKPEILKRFVEMGCYAQLTAASYLGEFGSGVEETSRLLIEENLVHMLASDAHRPHGPRGFNMEAAFNKMQAEYGTSIVFDFKANAKSLVNGEPMITNFVLDQPKRKKKFFGLF from the coding sequence ATGATTGATATCCATAATCATATATTACCTGGAGTGGACGATGGTGCTAAAGATATTGAAATGTCAATAGAGATGGCGAATGTTGCTGTTCAAGAAGGGATTACCCATATCTTAGCCACACCTCACCACCGTAATTCAGAATTCGTTAATGAACGCAGCAAGGTTGAAGAAGCTGTTGGGCAACTACAAGTTGAACTTGACCGCAGAGGTATTGATTTAGTGGTATTCCCTGGTCAAGAAATCAGACTCCACGGTGAGTTGTTAGACCACATTGACCAAGGTGAAATTTTATTTACAGATTTAGATGGCCATTACATTTTAATTGAATTTCCAAGTCATGAAGTACCGCATTATGCGGAACAAGTATTCTTTGATTTATTGTCACGAAATATTCGCCCAATCATCGTTCATCCGGAACGTAATCAAAAGATTATTGAAAAACCAGAAATATTAAAACGTTTTGTGGAGATGGGTTGTTACGCACAGTTAACAGCAGCTTCATATTTAGGGGAGTTTGGTTCTGGTGTTGAAGAAACGAGTCGTTTGCTGATTGAAGAAAATCTTGTCCATATGCTCGCTTCAGATGCCCACCGTCCACATGGACCTAGGGGCTTTAATATGGAGGCAGCCTTCAACAAAATGCAGGCTGAGTATGGAACTAGTATCGTGTTTGATTTTAAAGCCAATGCGAAAAGTTTAGTGAATGGGGAGCCAATGATCACCAATTTTGTTTTAGACCAACCGAAACGTAAGAAGAAATTTTTTGGTTTGTTTTAG
- a CDS encoding DegV family protein, giving the protein MRSAIIVDSTSSLPDELKNHPDVYEVTLKITFKDGEVMDDTTNEMSLKHFYHKMVSVDELPTSSQPEPADYYRIMDQLVAKGYDEVYGVFMSSKLSGTFQTARMVMQEYQDRINVHLIDTKAVSIIIAHEVKELIRLIESGYKAEQIIPAMNQMIQDSEIYVFIEDLNNLVKGGRAKAASAFIGSVLKIYPILRFEDDGTVDVFEKIRTEGKIKKSWLHIYEEARNQFGDRLHLGFAHGDAYDKAIEFRDFFLENYPNEDIIIRYLTPVLGVHGGKGALGMGILVDADLD; this is encoded by the coding sequence ATGCGCTCAGCAATCATTGTAGATAGTACATCTAGTTTGCCTGACGAATTAAAAAACCATCCCGATGTGTACGAGGTAACTTTAAAGATTACTTTTAAAGATGGCGAAGTGATGGATGATACCACCAACGAAATGAGTTTGAAACACTTCTACCATAAAATGGTGAGTGTAGACGAATTGCCAACCTCATCTCAACCCGAACCAGCGGACTATTACCGAATTATGGATCAACTAGTAGCCAAGGGTTACGACGAGGTTTATGGGGTCTTTATGTCTAGTAAACTGAGTGGGACCTTCCAAACAGCCCGTATGGTCATGCAAGAATATCAAGATCGAATCAATGTCCACTTGATCGATACCAAGGCTGTATCCATTATCATTGCCCACGAAGTGAAAGAATTGATTCGGCTGATTGAATCAGGCTATAAAGCTGAACAAATTATTCCAGCCATGAACCAAATGATTCAAGATTCAGAAATTTATGTCTTTATCGAAGATTTAAACAACTTGGTCAAAGGTGGCCGGGCCAAAGCAGCCTCAGCTTTTATAGGGTCTGTATTAAAAATCTATCCGATCCTACGATTTGAAGATGACGGGACAGTAGACGTTTTTGAGAAAATCCGTACTGAAGGAAAGATTAAAAAATCTTGGTTGCATATCTATGAAGAAGCCCGCAACCAATTTGGTGACCGTCTGCATTTAGGCTTTGCCCACGGTGATGCCTATGATAAGGCCATTGAATTCAGAGACTTTTTCCTAGAAAACTATCCAAATGAAGACATCATTATCCGTTATTTAACACCCGTTTTAGGGGTTCACGGCGGTAAGGGTGCATTGGGGATGGGGATACTAGTAGATGCTGACTTAGACTAA